The Branchiostoma floridae strain S238N-H82 chromosome 8, Bfl_VNyyK, whole genome shotgun sequence genome has a segment encoding these proteins:
- the LOC118421019 gene encoding zinc finger protein 239-like, which translates to MTTIAGSHLTQEVRENGKYSPRTYKCSYCDKEFRFKSKLNQHLRTHTGERPYQCGECGKRFAQLGNLKTHIRTHTEEKPYRCQECSKQFSYLSYLKRHIRTHSGEKPYKCEHCNKSFSRSTHLKTHMRTHTGETPYRCEECSKNFANLSNLKDHMRTHTGEKPYKCEHCNKDFSKSSDLKRHMRTHTGEKPYKCEACSKQFSQLDTLKTHIRTHTGENPYKCEQCSKQYADLSNLRRHMRTHTGEKPYKCEACSKHFTQLSNLKRHMRTHTGEKCSIHSQFI; encoded by the coding sequence ATGACGACTATAGCCGGATCTCATCTGACACAAGAAGTGAGAGAGAATGGGAAGTATTCTCCCCGTACCTACAAGTGCAGCTattgcgacaaggagtttcgCTTCAAAAGTAAGCTCAACCAAcacctgcgaactcacactggtgagagaccataccagtgtggTGAATGCGGCAAGCGGTTTGCTCAACTGGGAaatctgaagacacacattCGGACTCACACAGAGGAAAAACCGTACCGATGtcaggagtgcagcaagcagttcagctACCTGAGTTATCTAAAACGACACATTCGGACTCATTctggtgaaaaaccgtacaagtgtgaacaTTGCAACAAAAGCTTCAGTCGGTCAactcatctgaagactcacatgcggactcacacaggggaaaccccgtacagatgcgaggagtgcagcaaaaATTTCGCTAATTTGTCAAATCTAAAGGATCACATgcgaacccacactggtgaaaagccgtacaagtgtgaacaTTGCAACAAAGACTTCAGTAAGTCAAGTGATCTAaagaggcacatgcggactcacacaggcgagaaaccttacaagtgcgaggcttgcagcaagcagtttagtcagctggatACTTTGAAGACACACATCCGAACCCACACAGGCGAGAACCCGTACAAGTGTGAACAATGCAGCAAGCAGTATGCTGATCTATCAAATCTAAGGCgccatatgcggactcacacaggtgaaaaaccttacaagtgcgaGGCGTGCAGCAAGCATTTTACTCAGCTATCAAATCTTAAGAggcatatgcggactcacactggtgaaaagtgCAGCATACACTCACAGTTTATTTAG
- the LOC118421944 gene encoding zinc finger protein 235-like — protein sequence MATRAGCHLKQREGEDGQDSSRTHKCSYCDKEFRFKSKLNQHLRTHTGERPYQCGECGNQFTLLANLKTHIRTHSGEKPHKCGHCNKGFSQSSELKTHMRTHTGETPYRCEECNKQFTTASNLKSHTRTHTGETPYRCEECSKQFTTLTDLKRHMRTHTGEKPYKCDECSKQFSQSSHLKLHMRTHTGEKPYECEACSKQFAQLSNLKSHILTHIAKPEHSEGPIWINMASRAAPLLGENGHERDATRTHKCSVCDKVFSCKSKLSRHLRAHTGEMPYQCGECGKRCTQLINLRSHTGDNPHACGICLKGFMSASRLNIHMRIHTGEKPYMCDKCGKQFRQQNCLKIHMNTHTGERPYSCEDCGKQCSRLHGLREHMRTHTGERPYMCEKCDKRFRQASTLRVHMRTHSDENLSVNM from the exons ATGGCAACTAGAGCCGGATGTCATCTGAAACAACGGGAGGGAGAGGATGGACAGGATTCTTcccgtacccacaagtgcagctattgcgacaaggagtttcgCTTCAAAAGTAAGCTCAACCAAcacctgcgaactcacactggtgagagaccataccagtgtggTGAATGCGGGAACCAGTTTACTCTACTGGCAaatctgaagacacacattCGGACTCATTCTGGTGAGAAACCGCACAAGTGTGGACACTGCAACAAAGGCTTCAGTCAGTCTAGTGAactgaagacccacatgcggactcacacaggggaaacccCGTACAGATGcgaggagtgcaacaagcagttcacTACGGCGTCAAATCTAAAGAGTCACacgcggactcacactggggaaaccccgtacaggtgtgaggaatgcagcaagcagttcaccaCGCTTACAGatctaaagagacacatgcggactcacactggtgaaaaaccgtacaagtgtgacgagtgcagcaaacagttcagtcagtcGAGTCATTTAAAGCTACACATgcgaacccacactggtgaaaaaccgtacGAGTGTGAGgcgtgcagcaaacagttcgcCCAGTTGTCAAACCTTAAGAGTCACATACTGACTCACATTGCTAAGCCAGAGCAT TCCGAAG GACCGATCTGGATCAACATGGCGAGCAGAGCAGCACCTCTTTTGGGAGAAAATGGGCACGAAAGAGATGCTACCCGTACCCACAAGTGTAGTGTCTGTGACAAGGTGTTTAGCTGCAAAAGTAAACTCAGCCGACACTTGCGAGCTCACACTGGAGAGATGCCATACCAGTGTGGTGAATGCGGAAAGCGATGTACTCAACTGATAAACTTGAGGTCTCACACTGGTGACAACCCACATGCCTGTGGTATTTGTCTCAAAGGGTTTATGTCTGCATCCAGGCTGAATATTCACATGCGGatccacacaggggaaaaaccttacatgtgtgataAATGTGGCAAGCAGTTTAGGCAACAAAACTGTCTGAAGATACACATGAacactcacaccggtgagagaccgtaCAGTTGTGAGGATTGTGGCAAACAGTGCAGTCGATTGCACGGTCTGCGagaacacatgcggactcacactggtgagagaccttacATGTGTGAAAAATGCGACAAACGCTTTCGTCAGGCGAGTACTCTTCGTGTCCACATGCGAACTCATAGCGACGAAAACCTGTCAGTGAATATGTAA
- the LOC118421049 gene encoding zinc finger protein 177-like, translated as MRIHTGNNPYRCEECSKQFTTLSNLKAHMRTHTGEKPYTCEHCNKGFSHSTHLKTHMQTHTGETPHRCEECSKQFTTLSHLKSHMRTHTGEKPYKCEVCCKQFSELFSLKRHIRTHTGEKPYRCEECSKQFTTQSYLKIHMRTHTGEKPYNCEACGKHFTQLSNLKSHMRTHTGEKV; from the coding sequence ATGCGGATTCACACAGGGAACAACCCGtatagatgtgaggagtgcagtaagcAATTCACTACGTTGTCAAATTTAaaggctcacatgcggactcacacaggtgagaaaccgtacactTGTGAGCATTGCAACAAAGGCTTCAGTCATTCAACTCatttgaagactcacatgcagaCTCATACAGGGGAAACCCCgcacaggtgtgaggaatgcagtaaACAGTTCACTACGCTATCACAtttgaagagtcacatgcggactcacacaggtgagaagccgTACAAGTGCGAGGTATgctgcaagcagttcagtgagctttTTAGTCTGAAAAGACACAttcggactcacacgggtgagaaaccgtacagatgtgaggagtgcagcaagcagttcactaCGCAGTCATATCTTAagatacacatgcggactcacactggagaaaaaccttacaactGTGAGGCGTGTGGCAAGCATTTTACTCAGCTGTCAAACCTTAAGAgccatatgcggactcacactggtgaaaaagtGTGA